One bacterium genomic region harbors:
- a CDS encoding multicopper oxidase domain-containing protein — MNQKLIIFLGILVVVLALQACKGPSPEPQAQGGHQHDHMPAEKSPEQRGKTETQPSQAQDLGYTPVITPNGQTLKWEMVDGVKVYRLSVDEIEWEIAPGMKIKAWGYNGMTPGPTIEAVEGDRVRIYVTNHLKEDTAVHWHGLILPSGMDGVKGLTQKGIPPGETFVYEFTLKQHGTQMYHSHGDEMVQIGMGTMGFFVIHPKRPAKKEGSREKDQRETLPEETPRKIDRDYAIFLNEWFVEPGTKRPNPNVMTDFNIFTFNSKAFPGTEPLVAQTGERVRIRFGNVSQECHPIHLHGHSFKVVATDGGDIPESAQWPETTVHVCPGQTRDVEFIANPGDWAFHCHRRHHPMNPMEHDIPNLQGIDQSGIERGIKKFVPGYMAMGEHGMDEHQMHAQHMKGPPNTLPMMAGVGPFGNIGMGGMFTVLKVRDKLKQGDEGWYDNPPGTVADAAGGAPAEEATIYTCPMHPEIRQPAPGKCPLCGMDLVPVEPKPQEKKQERPGAQPAGHEHKH, encoded by the coding sequence ATGAACCAAAAGCTAATCATTTTTCTTGGCATACTCGTTGTCGTGTTGGCTTTGCAGGCTTGCAAAGGCCCCTCCCCCGAACCTCAGGCCCAGGGAGGTCACCAACACGATCATATGCCTGCGGAGAAGTCCCCGGAACAGCGCGGGAAGACCGAGACGCAACCCTCCCAAGCTCAAGACCTTGGATATACCCCCGTTATCACCCCGAATGGGCAGACTCTTAAGTGGGAGATGGTCGATGGCGTCAAGGTTTACCGCCTGAGCGTCGATGAGATCGAGTGGGAGATTGCCCCGGGCATGAAGATCAAGGCCTGGGGCTACAACGGAATGACGCCCGGACCGACTATCGAGGCCGTGGAAGGAGACCGAGTCCGTATTTATGTGACCAATCATTTGAAGGAAGACACCGCCGTCCACTGGCACGGGCTCATCCTTCCGAGCGGCATGGATGGGGTGAAGGGCTTAACTCAAAAGGGAATCCCGCCCGGAGAGACTTTTGTCTATGAATTCACCCTCAAGCAACACGGCACCCAAATGTACCACTCCCATGGCGATGAAATGGTCCAGATCGGCATGGGGACGATGGGATTCTTCGTCATCCATCCCAAACGGCCCGCCAAAAAGGAAGGCTCCCGTGAAAAAGATCAACGCGAAACGTTGCCCGAAGAGACCCCGCGAAAAATCGATCGGGATTACGCCATTTTCTTGAACGAGTGGTTCGTCGAGCCTGGAACCAAGAGACCCAATCCGAACGTCATGACGGATTTCAATATATTCACCTTCAACAGCAAGGCCTTTCCAGGGACGGAGCCGCTTGTGGCACAGACCGGTGAGCGTGTCCGGATACGATTCGGCAACGTCAGCCAGGAATGTCATCCCATTCATTTGCACGGCCATAGTTTCAAGGTCGTCGCCACCGACGGCGGCGATATTCCGGAATCGGCCCAATGGCCGGAGACGACCGTGCACGTCTGTCCCGGCCAGACCCGGGATGTCGAATTTATCGCCAATCCAGGCGATTGGGCGTTCCATTGCCACCGCCGCCATCACCCGATGAACCCGATGGAGCATGACATCCCCAATCTCCAGGGAATCGATCAAAGCGGGATCGAGCGGGGGATCAAGAAGTTCGTCCCAGGCTACATGGCCATGGGGGAGCACGGGATGGACGAACACCAAATGCACGCCCAGCACATGAAAGGGCCGCCGAACACCCTCCCGATGATGGCGGGAGTGGGCCCATTCGGAAACATCGGGATGGGCGGGATGTTCACCGTCTTGAAGGTTCGCGACAAGCTCAAGCAGGGTGATGAAGGATGGTATGACAACCCTCCAGGAACCGTCGCGGATGCAGCGGGCGGAGCACCAGCGGAAGAAGCTACGATATATACCTGCCCCATGCACCCGGAGATTCGCCAACCCGCGCCCGGAAAATGTCCCCTATGCGGCATGGATCTTGTCCCCGTTGAGCCCAAGCCGCAGGAAAAGAAGCAAGAACGCCCTGGTGCCCAGCCCGCCGGGCACGAGCACAAACATTAA